GGTCGAACGGCGTGCGGATCTGGTCTTCTCGCTGTCGGCGACGACACGGGCTCCCCGTCCGGGTGAGCAGGACGGTGTCGATTACCGGTTCGTGTCCGACGCGGAGTTCGGCGAACTGGCGGAGCGGGGCGAGCTGCTGGAGTGGGCGCACGTGCACGGTCGCCGCTATGGCACGCTGAAGAGCGGCGTCGAGGCGGCGCTTGCCGAAGGCAGTACCGTCGTGCTCGACATAGACGTGCAGGGCGCGCAGCTCGTGCGGCGGGTGATCGGTGATGCCGTGCTGATCTTCGTGCTGCCGCCGAGTGTATCCGAGATGAAGCGGCGCCTGGACTCACGCGGCAGCGAGAGTGTCGAGGAGCTGGCGACGCGCATGCGCACGGCGCGTGCGGAGCTGGACGCAGTGAAAGCCTTCGATTACGTCGTGGTGAACGACGACTTCGAGGAAGCGCTTCGGACCATTGAAGCGATCGTGGCCGCCGAGCGCGAACGGGTGGTGAGACAGCCGCACCTCGACGAAATGCTGGACGGGCTGAGAGCGGACATCGACGGTATCATACAGGGGAGTCACTGATGCGAGTTTACACGCCGAACGAGCTGGCGAACAATTCGGGCAGCAAGTACCTCGGCGTTCTGGTCGCTGCACGCTACGCGCGCGAGCTGAACGCACTTCCGTCCGACGCGGTTCCGGCCGAGGTCGAACAGAAGCTCACCACGCGCTCGCTCGAGACACTGTGTTCGGGCAGCGTCGAGTTCTCCCTCGTCAAGCGCCGCCGCCGGGGGACCTGAGCCTTGACTGGCGACGCCGGCGCGTCGGGTCGGGCGAGCCGGCCGGCAGCCGGTGTCGCCACGGGCCGCCGGCCCTGGCTGGGCCGCCGCGTGGTACTCGGTATCACCGGCGGGATCGCTGCTTACAAATCCGTTCAGCTGGCACGCGACCTCGCGCGCTCTGGTGCGATCGTCGATGTCATCATGACTCGCGCCGCACGCCAGTTCGTCGGCGCCATCTCCTTCGAAGCCGTTACGGGGCGCCCGGTCCTCAGTGATATCCTCGCGGAAGGTCATGCCCTCGACCACATCCGCCTCGCCCGCGACGCCGACGTGGTCTGCGTGGCACCCGCCACAGCCGATTTCATTGCTCGGGCCGCGGCCGGCCGTTCCAACGATCTGCTCACCGCCATCCTGCTCGCGACCCGCGCCCCCGTGCTCGTCTGTCCGGCGATGAACGACAACATGTGGTCGCACGCGCAGACCGCTGCCAATGTCACACGCCTCCGCGAGATTGGCTACGAGATCGTCGGTCCCGCCACCGGCCCGCTCGCGTTCGGTGAGGGAACGGGACCGGGCAGGGCGGAGGAGCCGGATACCGTGCTGGAGCACATCGGCCGCGCGCTGGGCTCGGACCCGGTGTGGAGCGGCCGGCGGGTGGTCGTGACCGCCGGTCCGACGCGTGAGGCCGTCGACGCCGTGCGCGTGCTGTCGAACCGGTCGTCCGGACGGATGGGCTTCGAGATTGCCGCCGCCGCATGGCGCCGTGGCGCCGACGTGGTGCTGATTGCGGGTCCCGCTCACGTGGCGCCGCCCGTCGGTCCGTCGCTCGAGCGTGTGGAGACGGCGGACGACATGGCCGCTGCCGTGGGTGCCGCGGTCGCCGAGGCCGATGTCCTTTTCATGGCTGCCGCTGTCGCCGATTTTCGACCGGCCAGCCCGGCAGCGGGGAAGATGAAGAAGCAGGATGCCCCTGCGGCGCTCCCGCTCGAGCCCGCGCCCGACGTACTGCGTGTTACCCGCGAACGCCGCCGCCCCGGCGCCGTGATCGTGGGCTTCGCGCTCGAGACGGGCGACGGCCGGGACAACGCGCGCGGGAAGCTGCGTGACAAAGGGCTCGACCTCATCGTGCTGAACTCGGCCGATGAGCCGGGCTCAGGTTTCGATGTGGATACGAACCGCGTCATCGTCATCGATGAAGGCAATGAAGAGGAGTTGCCCCTGATGTCGAAGGCCGACGTCGCCGACGCACTGCTGGACCGTGTCGCACGCCGGCTCGCGAAGCATGCGTCAGTGTGAGCGCACCAAATTGAAGCAGTCCACGATCAACGGCCCCCGTTCGGGCAGGAAACCGTGAGCATCGACCGCGCTCTGCTCGGTCGGTATCTGCGTCAGCTTGCCGACCTCGGTGTGAACGAGATCGCGTTCGATGGCATGACGGCGAAGCAGGCCGTTCAGGCACTGACGAGCCCGGGATCGGCAGCAGGATCGGCGCGTGCGGCTGCGGTTACTGCCGGAAGCGCGAGCGCCCCGCCGGTCACTAACACACCGCCGAGCACGGTCCCGGCTGCGTCATCGCCCGCTGCTGATCGGCTGGCAGCGCTGTCGAACGCTGCGGCAGTGTGTACACTGTGCGGGTTGCACGCCGGTCGGAGTACAGTCGTCTTCGGCGAGGGCAGCGCCACCGCAGACGTGGTGGTCGTGGGCGAGGCCCCGGGACAGGAGGAAGACCGCACAGGAAGGCCTTTCGTCGGCCGGGCCGGCAAGCTGCTGGACCTGATGCTCGCGAGTGCAGGTTTTCCGAGGGCGGAGGTGTATATTTGCAACGTGCTGAAGTGCCGTCCCCCGAACAATCGCAATCCGCTGCCTGAGGAAGTCTCTCCATGCACGACGAATTTCCTGCATGGTCAGCTGGAAGCGATTGCACCTCGGGTGCTGCTCGCGGTCGGGAAGTTTGCCGCGCAGGCGCTGCTCGATTCGCAGGAGAGCATAGGGAGGTTGCGCGGGACGGTGCATTCATACCGCGGTACGCCGCTCGTCGTCACGTATCATCCGGCGTATCTGCTGCGCAGTCCGCAGATGACGCGTGTGGCCTGGCAGGACTTTCAGCTGGTGCGCAGAGTACTCGATGAACAAGCTTGATTTCGACACCGCGTCGTTTGCGCGCGGAGCATCGACGTTCGCGTCGTCCGATCGACAGCCGCCGTACGCCCCCGAGGCGGAGATCAGCGTGCTGGGCGGCATGCTCATCGATGGAGACGCTGTCGCGAAGGCGCTGGAGTTCGTCGACGACACGATGTTCTATCGTGAGGCCAACCGTCGCGTGTTCCGTGCGATGGCGCGGCTGTTCCAGCGCGGGCAGGTCATCGACCCGGTAACGCTGGGCGAGGATCTGACGAAGACGGACGAGCTGGAGGGCGTCGGCGGCATGTCGTACATCGCCGAGCTGCTGGACGCGGTGCCGACTGCGGCGAACATCGAGTATCATGCCCGTATCGTGCGCGAGCGTGCGCTTCTGCGGCGCCTGATCGAGGCCTCATCACAGATCATCCGCGAGTCGTACGACGTCGGTGAACGGACGGTCGAGGAGATCCTCGATGAGGCCGAGCAGCGCATCTTCCAGGTCGCCCAGTCGCACGAGCGCGAGGGCTTCGTCTGGATCAAGAAGATCCTGTATCCGACGTTCGAGAAGATCGAGCAGCTGCAGGCTGCGAAGGGCGGGATCACCGGCATCTCCACCGGCATTCACGATCTCGACGAGATGACCGGCGGATTGCAGAAAGGCGACCTCGTGATCGTCGCCGCCCGTCCTTCCATGGGAAAGACCGCGTTCGTGACGGGTGTGGGCCTGCACGCCGCAATCACGCATCAGACACCCGTCGCCATGTTCTCGCTGGAAATGTCGAAGCAGCAGGTCGTGCAGCGCATGCTCTGTTCGGAGGCGCTCGTCGATCTCGGACGCCTGCTCCGCGGCCGGCTCCAGGATGACGATTTCGGCCGGCTCGCCCAGGCGGCCGGTCATCTGAACACCGCGCCGGTGTGGATCGATGACTCCGGTTCGGTCAACGTCCTGGAGATGCGTGCGAAGGCGCGACGTCTGAAGGCCGATCAGCCGGACCTCGGCCTGATCGTCATCGACTACATCCAGCTCATGAGCGGCGGCGGCGATGCGGAGAACCGGCAGCAGGAGGTCAGCGCCATCAGCCGCGGCCTCAAGTCGCTCGCCAAGGAGCTGGACGTCCCTATCATCGCGCTGTCCCAGCTCTCACGCGCACCCGAGCAGCGCAGCGACCATCGTCCTCAGCTCTCCGACCTCCGAGAGTCCGGTTCAATCGAGCAGGATGCCGATCTGGTCATGTTCCTCTACCGTCCGGAATACTACCATACGGCGATGGAAGCGCAGGAGAAGGGGATCCAGGGCAAGGCCGAGCTGATCATCTCGAAGCAGCGTAACGGCCCGACCGGCACCGTCGAGCTGTTCTTCCGCAAGGAGTGCGCACGCTTCGAATCCTTCTCGCACGCGCAGCAGCATTAGGGGGAGAGAACGGTAACTCGGGGGAGGGAACGAGCAGCTCGGGTCGCTCCTTCAAGCAGAGTCGCGGAGCCGCGGAGCCGCGGTAAGTCTACGGCGTGGCGCTGGATTCGCGGATAGCGCAAAATCGCGACTTGCACACGGCAACTAAAATTAAATTTTGTGGACTATTCGTTTGATGCCGTCCTTCATCGTTGGAGCACCGAAGTTCAGGAGCAGACCGACGCGGTAATCGAGCAGACGCAGGTAGGTGAGGACTTGTTTATGGTGCCGCGCCAGAATCGTGGCGACGGACTTGATCTCCACGACAACGCATCGTTCGACGACGAGATCCGCACGACAGGCATCGTCGAACCACAACCCCTCGAAATCGAATGAGATGCTCCACTGCCGCTCGACGCCAAGCCCTCGCCGACGCAGATCCCGCGCGAGGATAGTTTCATAGACATGTTCCATCAGCCCCGGCCCGAGCGTCGAATGAATCCGGAACGCCGAATCCACGATCACCCCCGTAACCCGATTCAGATCACTGTCCATACGTTCCCCCACTGCGTCTCCGCGCCTCTGCGGCTCTGCGTGAGAAAGAGGTTACCGCAACGCCGTGGGCGCCTCCATGCCCGGACGCGCCAACCTGCCCCCGTCCCCTGCCCGTAATGGCCAGGCTCAAGTCCGTATACTTCTGCATCGAGTGCGGCAACGAGACGCCGCGCTGGCAAGGCCAGTGTCCCGCGTGCAGTGCGTGGAACACACTTTCGGAGGAGCCCAGGCAGGCGACGCGGCGGGAAAAGCGTACCCCGTCCCCGCCGACGTTCACGGCCGAGCCCGTGCAGCTCGAGGATGTGACAGGCGGCGAGACGCTGCGCTGGTCGACCGGCATGCGTGAGCTGGATTTCGTGCTCGGCGGCGGCGTCGTGCCAGGCTCCATCGTGCTGGTCGGAGGCGAGCCCGGGATCGGCAAGAGCACACTTCTGCTGCAGGCTGCGGCGCGCCTTCACGCGGGTGGCCGATCCACGTTGTACGTGTCGGGTGAGGAATCCGCAGCGCAGGTCAGAATGCGGGCCGACCGGCTCACGGAGTCGGCGGGGCAGGTCACGTTCCTGGGCGAGACCCGGCTGGAGTCGATCCTGGAGTCGATGTCACGACAGCGCCCGGACGCTTTGTTCGTGGACTCGATCCAGACGGTCTACAGTGACGAGATCGATGGCGCTGCGGGAAACGTCACGCAGGTGCGCGAGTGTGCCGCCCGACTGCAGCGCTTCGCGAAGCAGTCGGGCGCCGCCGTGTTCCTGATCGGACATGTGACGAAAGGCGGCAGCGTCGCGGGCCCCAAGACGCTCGAGCACATCGTGGATACCGTGCTCTATTTCGAGGAGACCGGCCAGCTGGATCATCGCGTCCTGCGCAGCACGAAGAATCGGTTCGGCGCCGCCGAGGAGATCGGCGTGTTCCGCATGACTGCACGCGGTCTCGAACCGGTGCTCAACCCGTCCGAGCTGTTCCTGCAGGACCGCGCCAGCGGCGTGAGCGGCACTGCCGTCGCCGCGGTGATCGAGGGGACGCGGCCGCTGCTCGTCGAGGTGCAGGCGCTGTGCACGCGGGCGAGCTATGGCGCTCCGCAGCGTGTCACGACGGGCTTCGACAGGCAGCGCCTGGCACTGCTCCTCGCCGTTCTGGAGAAGCGTGCGGGCATCGACTTCAGCTCCCTCGATGTCTTCGTGAACGTCGTTGGCGGCGTCCGCATCGTCGAGACCGCGTCGGACGCGGCCCTCGTCGCCGCCCTCGCGTCCAGCGTGTACGACCGCGGACTGAATGCGACGTCGGTATTCCTGGGCGAGGCCGGCCTCGGTGGCGAGCTGCGTCCCATCGGTCAGATCGAGCGGCGTCTCGCCGAAGCGTCGCGCATGGGCTTCGAGCGCGCCTACGTGCCGGCGCGAGCGGTATCGGCGGCGAAGCAGACGAACATCGAAGTGACAGGTGTGAATACGGTCGGTGAGCTCATTGCACAGCTGTTCGGCCCGTGAGGCGTATCGCGGTCGTCATTCCTGCCGGCGGTGCGGGGCGACGCATGGGCGGTGTCGCGAAGCCGCTCCTCGAGCTTTCCGGCCGGCCGCTGCTCCAGCGCAGCATGCAGCCGTTTCTCGACCGTGCCGACGTTCACTGGGTGGTCGTCGCGCTGCCCGCCGAGCTCGCCGCAGCACCGCCGCACTGGCTCATGAATGATCAGCGCATCGACATCGTGACCGGGGGTGCGGAGAGAGGCGACTCCGTGCGTAATGCGCTCGCGGCCGTGCCTGTCGAGGCGGACATCGTTCTCGTCCACGATGCCGCACGTCCGCTCGTCTCCGCTGCGGTGATCGAGCGCTGTGTCGCTGCCGCCGCGGATGGGCGGTCAGCGATTGCCGCCCTGCCCGTCATCGACACGATCAAGGAGGTCGATGAAGGTGGACGCATCACGGGCACTCCGGACCGGCGCGCGCTCTGGGCCGCGCAGACGCCGCAGGCTTTCCCGGCAGACGTCCTTCGCGAGGCGCACGCGCGCGCGGCCGCGGACGGCGTGTCTGCGACGGATGATGCGGCTCTCGTCGCACGGTACGGTGGCAAGGTAGTTGTCGTCGAGGGGGCGCCAGAGAACCTGAAGGTGACGACGCCGACAGATATCGCCATCGCCGAAACACTGCTCGCCCGGCAATGAGATCGCTGCCCGTTCGGACCGCCGTGGAGATCGCGGCGGCGCTGCCTGTCGTGCTCGACCATCTTGGCCGCGACGGCCTCATCGCGTATCCGACCGAGACGGTGTACGGTTTCGGCGGTGCGGTCACGTCGGCCGCGGTCGCCGCCCTGCGGGGGTTGAAGAGGCGAGAGCCGCTCAAGTCGTTCCTGCTGCTCGTCGATGGCCCCGATCAGGTGCATGGCGTGCGCTGGTCGGACACGTCCCGGGCCATCGCTTCGCGATTCTGGCCGGGTCCCCTGACCCTGGCGCTGCCGGCGGAGGAGGGCACGTTTCCTGAAGGCATCATCTCCGCGGAAGGAGTCGTCGCACTGCGCGCGTCGCCACATCCGTTCGTGCGGGCTCTGACGCGGGCGTGGGGCGGAGCGATCACGTCCACGAGCGCGAACGCGCCCGGCTCACCGCCCGCGCGGGATGCCGCAGCCGCAGTCGCGGCATTGCAGGCGCTCGACGCGAGCGATGTGCTCGTCCTCGATGGCGGGACATTGCCTGAATCGCCGTCCTCCACCATTCTCGCAGTGGAGGACCATACCGCCCGTATTCTGCGCGCCGGGGCGGTCGCAACGGAAGATCTGCGGAACCAGCTGGCAGGGATCGGAATCGATGTCCGGTAGTTCAGTGCCGCCCCGCGCCGGGGGTACGACGTACAATCTGTTGTTCGTGTGCAGCGGCAATACGTGTCGCAGCCCGATGGCGGAGGCGATCGCACGCGATCTCCTGCGCGAGCGCGGCTGGAGACATGTCGACGTGGGCTCCGCCGGCACCGGCGCCGTGGTCGGATCGGCCGCATCGCCTGAAGCCGTGGATGTGGCACGCGAACACGGTCTGGAGCTGGACTCACATGCGTCCCAGCCGCTCACTGCCGAGCTGGTCCAGTGGGCGGATCTGGTGCTCGTCATGGGAACATCGCACATGCACGTCGTGCGGGAGCTGGGTGGGGGAGACAAGGTATCGCTGGTCACGGAGTTCGTGGAAGGTGAGGGGTACGCGCAACCCGTGGCGGATCCGTTCGGCGGTGACCACGAGCATTATCGCGAAGCGTTCGAGCAGATCGAGGCGGCGGTAGCGGGCCTGCTCGACCGGCT
This region of Longimicrobiales bacterium genomic DNA includes:
- the gmk gene encoding guanylate kinase, translating into MSQYRPFPLVIAAPSGAGKTSLARALVERRADLVFSLSATTRAPRPGEQDGVDYRFVSDAEFGELAERGELLEWAHVHGRRYGTLKSGVEAALAEGSTVVLDIDVQGAQLVRRVIGDAVLIFVLPPSVSEMKRRLDSRGSESVEELATRMRTARAELDAVKAFDYVVVNDDFEEALRTIEAIVAAERERVVRQPHLDEMLDGLRADIDGIIQGSH
- the rpoZ gene encoding DNA-directed RNA polymerase subunit omega, which encodes MRVYTPNELANNSGSKYLGVLVAARYARELNALPSDAVPAEVEQKLTTRSLETLCSGSVEFSLVKRRRRGT
- the coaBC gene encoding bifunctional phosphopantothenoylcysteine decarboxylase/phosphopantothenate--cysteine ligase CoaBC → MTGDAGASGRASRPAAGVATGRRPWLGRRVVLGITGGIAAYKSVQLARDLARSGAIVDVIMTRAARQFVGAISFEAVTGRPVLSDILAEGHALDHIRLARDADVVCVAPATADFIARAAAGRSNDLLTAILLATRAPVLVCPAMNDNMWSHAQTAANVTRLREIGYEIVGPATGPLAFGEGTGPGRAEEPDTVLEHIGRALGSDPVWSGRRVVVTAGPTREAVDAVRVLSNRSSGRMGFEIAAAAWRRGADVVLIAGPAHVAPPVGPSLERVETADDMAAAVGAAVAEADVLFMAAAVADFRPASPAAGKMKKQDAPAALPLEPAPDVLRVTRERRRPGAVIVGFALETGDGRDNARGKLRDKGLDLIVLNSADEPGSGFDVDTNRVIVIDEGNEEELPLMSKADVADALLDRVARRLAKHASV
- a CDS encoding uracil-DNA glycosylase → MSIDRALLGRYLRQLADLGVNEIAFDGMTAKQAVQALTSPGSAAGSARAAAVTAGSASAPPVTNTPPSTVPAASSPAADRLAALSNAAAVCTLCGLHAGRSTVVFGEGSATADVVVVGEAPGQEEDRTGRPFVGRAGKLLDLMLASAGFPRAEVYICNVLKCRPPNNRNPLPEEVSPCTTNFLHGQLEAIAPRVLLAVGKFAAQALLDSQESIGRLRGTVHSYRGTPLVVTYHPAYLLRSPQMTRVAWQDFQLVRRVLDEQA
- the dnaB gene encoding replicative DNA helicase, which gives rise to MNKLDFDTASFARGASTFASSDRQPPYAPEAEISVLGGMLIDGDAVAKALEFVDDTMFYREANRRVFRAMARLFQRGQVIDPVTLGEDLTKTDELEGVGGMSYIAELLDAVPTAANIEYHARIVRERALLRRLIEASSQIIRESYDVGERTVEEILDEAEQRIFQVAQSHEREGFVWIKKILYPTFEKIEQLQAAKGGITGISTGIHDLDEMTGGLQKGDLVIVAARPSMGKTAFVTGVGLHAAITHQTPVAMFSLEMSKQQVVQRMLCSEALVDLGRLLRGRLQDDDFGRLAQAAGHLNTAPVWIDDSGSVNVLEMRAKARRLKADQPDLGLIVIDYIQLMSGGGDAENRQQEVSAISRGLKSLAKELDVPIIALSQLSRAPEQRSDHRPQLSDLRESGSIEQDADLVMFLYRPEYYHTAMEAQEKGIQGKAELIISKQRNGPTGTVELFFRKECARFESFSHAQQH
- a CDS encoding GxxExxY protein — translated: MDSDLNRVTGVIVDSAFRIHSTLGPGLMEHVYETILARDLRRRGLGVERQWSISFDFEGLWFDDACRADLVVERCVVVEIKSVATILARHHKQVLTYLRLLDYRVGLLLNFGAPTMKDGIKRIVHKI
- the radA gene encoding DNA repair protein RadA; amino-acid sequence: MARLKSVYFCIECGNETPRWQGQCPACSAWNTLSEEPRQATRREKRTPSPPTFTAEPVQLEDVTGGETLRWSTGMRELDFVLGGGVVPGSIVLVGGEPGIGKSTLLLQAAARLHAGGRSTLYVSGEESAAQVRMRADRLTESAGQVTFLGETRLESILESMSRQRPDALFVDSIQTVYSDEIDGAAGNVTQVRECAARLQRFAKQSGAAVFLIGHVTKGGSVAGPKTLEHIVDTVLYFEETGQLDHRVLRSTKNRFGAAEEIGVFRMTARGLEPVLNPSELFLQDRASGVSGTAVAAVIEGTRPLLVEVQALCTRASYGAPQRVTTGFDRQRLALLLAVLEKRAGIDFSSLDVFVNVVGGVRIVETASDAALVAALASSVYDRGLNATSVFLGEAGLGGELRPIGQIERRLAEASRMGFERAYVPARAVSAAKQTNIEVTGVNTVGELIAQLFGP
- the ispD gene encoding 2-C-methyl-D-erythritol 4-phosphate cytidylyltransferase, encoding MRRIAVVIPAGGAGRRMGGVAKPLLELSGRPLLQRSMQPFLDRADVHWVVVALPAELAAAPPHWLMNDQRIDIVTGGAERGDSVRNALAAVPVEADIVLVHDAARPLVSAAVIERCVAAAADGRSAIAALPVIDTIKEVDEGGRITGTPDRRALWAAQTPQAFPADVLREAHARAAADGVSATDDAALVARYGGKVVVVEGAPENLKVTTPTDIAIAETLLARQ
- a CDS encoding L-threonylcarbamoyladenylate synthase, whose translation is MRSLPVRTAVEIAAALPVVLDHLGRDGLIAYPTETVYGFGGAVTSAAVAALRGLKRREPLKSFLLLVDGPDQVHGVRWSDTSRAIASRFWPGPLTLALPAEEGTFPEGIISAEGVVALRASPHPFVRALTRAWGGAITSTSANAPGSPPARDAAAAVAALQALDASDVLVLDGGTLPESPSSTILAVEDHTARILRAGAVATEDLRNQLAGIGIDVR
- a CDS encoding low molecular weight protein arginine phosphatase, whose product is MSGSSVPPRAGGTTYNLLFVCSGNTCRSPMAEAIARDLLRERGWRHVDVGSAGTGAVVGSAASPEAVDVAREHGLELDSHASQPLTAELVQWADLVLVMGTSHMHVVRELGGGDKVSLVTEFVEGEGYAQPVADPFGGDHEHYREAFEQIEAAVAGLLDRLEPILSP